A single region of the Gasterosteus aculeatus chromosome 1, fGasAcu3.hap1.1, whole genome shotgun sequence genome encodes:
- the LOC144388306 gene encoding POU domain class 2-associating factor 1: MSGLYKPVSQSTRHFDFLQFKPSDIIQKGRMHWEKAPPPGQARSRPYQGVRVRDPVKELLRRKRSLEPAPPPQVRTTRRCEAPNITGSRVHAESISFLATQSHAGAFCWTRSRVTPRRGTREARSPPGRRVTGVRSRAPGGGPRHGAPRSTARFKRRRRLRARTRRSPGTAADVYVQTLCPSYAMLTYTHAPLLANFGTVPVAPAPGSAPQMELPDSGLPTCPGPARHHHIRHAEPGGPTGSPLVHVPLSMSLTTVIPQLEEVHHMDPDLEQHAGAEAPSLLDKLLEDQEGDGEEEDKDSYGHSLFLPPN, translated from the exons ATGTCGGGCCTCTATAAACCCGTCAGTCAGTCAACCCGCCACTTTGATTTTCTGCAGTTTAAACCATCCGATATAATCCAGAAAGGCAGAATGCACTGGGAGAAAG cACCACCACCAGGCCAGGCTCGGTCCAGACCGTACCAAGGTGTCCGGGTCCGGGACCCGGTCAAAgagctgctgaggaggaagagaagcctGGAGCCGGCGCCGCCCCCCCAGGTGAGGACAACCCGACGCTGCGAAGCACCAAACATCACGGGGTCACGCGTTCACGCGGAGTCCATTTCATTCCTCGCTACTCAGTCACATGCTGGTGCATTTTGCTG GACGCGGTCCCGCGTGACGCCGCGTCGTGGTACGCGCGAG GCGCGCTCGCCCCCGGGGCGGCGGGTGACGGGGGTCCGCAGCAGGGCCCCGGGTGGAGGGCCCCGCCATGGAGCCCCTCGGAGTACGGCTCGGTTcaagcgccgccgccgcctgcggGCGCGTACCCGCCGCTCCCCGGGCACAGCCGCCGACGTGTACGTGCAGACGCTGTGCCCGAGCTACGCCATGCTGACCTACACGCACGCGCCGCTGCTCGCCAACTtcgg GACCGTACCTGTGGCGCCGGCACCAGGCTCCGCCCCCCAGATGGAGCTCCCGGACTCGGGCTTACCTACCTGCCCTGGCCCAGCCCGTCACCACCACATCCGCCACGCCGAGCCAGGTGGCCCGACCGGGTCTCCTCTGGTCCACGTGCCCCTTTCCATGTCCCTGACCACGGTGatccctcagctggaggaggtgcACCACATGGACCCGGACCTGGAGCAGCATGCGGGGGCGGAGGCGCCGAGCCTCCTGGACAAGCTCCTGGAGGATCAAGAGGGCGatggggaagaggaggacaaggactcGTACGGCCActcgctcttcctccctcccaacTAG
- the LOC144410338 gene encoding POU class 2 homeobox associating-factor 2-like, with the protein MDTEYSKRVYQGVRVKHTVKDLLAEKRSRQTSGPRYNGGSPTPPSFVQMSGSHMLPSYYGMRRPFTSDSDFCPSTDAYPPSLGGKPLVCEPSSVTSYSSFIDYYPETFGDYRSAATFSSSGGPFLPSSAISSLLPPYGGESSHLFLRDSWEQSVPEPVSQVEALCPDGLASVSVPPSMPSPEPPGSPSQYRSPSRGSSMGHGSQPYTLHPLEDAHYHPLTSSGSYPVASASFPCPSYMHTPISDLVTKMVTEEAADGHAGLPSEVHTSWAKEDGVSPWSPYEIRRAY; encoded by the exons ATGGACACAG aATACTCCAAGCGGGTGTACCAGGGCGTCCGGGTCAAGCACACGGTCAAAGACCTGCTGGCGGAGAAGAGGTCCCGGCAGACCAGCGGGCCCCGATACAAC GGGGGGTCGCCCACGCCGCCTTCGTTCGTCCAGATGTCAG GCTCTCACATGCTTCCCAGCTACTACGGCATGCGGCGTCCCTTCACCTCCGACTCTGACTTCTGCCCGTCCACCGACGCCTACCCGCCCTCGCTGGGCGGGAAGCCTCTGGTCTGCGAGCCGTCCTCCGTGACCAGCTACTCCTCCTTCATCGACTACTACCCGGAGACCTTCGGCGATTACCGCAGCGCCGCCACCTTCTCCAGCTCCGGGGGGCCCTTCCTGCCCTCATCGGCCATCTCGTCCCTGCTGCCTCCCTACGGAGGAGAGTCCTCCCACCTGTTCCTG AGAGACTCGTGGGAGCAGTCGGTCCCGGAGCCGGTGTCTCAGGTGGAGGCTCTGTGTCCGGACGGCCTGGCCTCCGTCAGCGTCCCGCCCTCCATGCCCAGCCCGGAGCCCCCGGGGAGCCCCTCCCAGTACCGCTCCCCGAGCAGGGGCTCCTCCATGGGCCACGGCAGCCAGCCCTACACCCTACACCCCCTGGAGGACGCCCACTACCACCCCCTGACCTCCAGCGGTTCCTACCCGGTGGCCTCTGCCTCCTTCCCCTGTCCGTCCTACATGCACACCCCCATCAGCGACCTGGTGACCAAGATGGTGACGGAGGAGGCAGCCGACGGCCACGCCGGCCTCCCCTCCGAGGTCCACACGTCCTGGGCCAAAGAGGACGGGGTGAGCCCCTGGTCGCCCTACGAGATCCGGAGGGCTTACTGA
- the LOC144410340 gene encoding LOW QUALITY PROTEIN: colorectal cancer associated 2 (The sequence of the model RefSeq protein was modified relative to this genomic sequence to represent the inferred CDS: inserted 6 bases in 4 codons; deleted 4 bases in 3 codons), with amino-acid sequence MSDKPKVYQGVRVRTTVKELLQKLRAREDSGRNARTISQACSDLQELCASTFPGLNVPPFPAAAPPAAASSCGARDFPGGGSCGAQXAGVTFNDVQLQLGEMMLPXNDYTGHNHNNIHQQHNNNNTGCSYSACLPPPPXCCHALSSDADYYGMAPCSSPQLCTPPDHGSYSPQDSFXSSSSSCYDSPTRTEARYRGPPPPSEHFHYQHCGLQDCFCSPPRWAGQPESFSAPEFAPYCPPAAGCAYACPATEDNYCRSSEMCYNVL; translated from the exons ATGTCTG ACAAGCCGAAGGTGTACCAGGGGGTCCGCGTCAGGACCACCgtcaaagagctgctgcagaagcTCCGAGCCCGCGAGGACAGCGGCAGGAACGCTAGAAcg ATATCACAGGCTTGCTCGGATCTTCAGGAGCTTTGCGCGTCCACTTTTCCAG GTCTCAACGTGCCCCCCTTCCCCGCAGCCGCCCCACCTGCGGCCGCGAGCAGCTGTGGAGCGCGAGACTTCCCGGGGGGGGGCTCGTGCGGCGCGC TCGCTGGGGTCACCTTCAACGACGTCCAGCTGCAGCTCGGGGAGATGATGTTGC GCAACGACTACACCGgccacaaccacaacaacatc catcaacaacacaacaacaacaacaccggctGCAGCTACAGCGCGTgcctgcccccaccccc ctgctgCCACGCGCTCTCCTCTGACGCGGACTACTACGGGATG gcTCCCTGCTCCTCCCCGCAGCTCTGCACGCCGCCCGATCAC GGCAGCTACTCGCCACAggactcctt ctcctcctcctcctcctgctacgACTCCCCCACCAGGACGGAGGCGCGCTACCGCGGCCCCCCGCCG CCCTCCGAGCACTTCCACTACCAGCACTGCGGCCTCCAGGACTGTTTCTGCTCGCCCCCCCGCTGGGCCGGCCAGCCGGAGAGCTTCTCGGCGCCCGAGTTTGCGCCCTactgcccccccgccgccggctGCGCGTACGCCTGCCCCGCCACCGAGGACAACTACTGCAGGAGCTCCGAGATGTGCTACAACGTCCTATGA